Below is a window of Camelus bactrianus isolate YW-2024 breed Bactrian camel chromosome 7, ASM4877302v1, whole genome shotgun sequence DNA.
TTTTCTACTGCTCAAACTGTTTTGGCAATTGGGGGCTGTGTGTTGAAACAAATGCCCCAAGAAGCCTGCCTCTTTCTTCTTGCATGGCAGCAAAATGGAGTCTCGGCAACCAGGCAGGAAGGATGACACAAATCCTGCAGCAGGGTTAATGGCAGTagtaaacagaaagagagaggttAGACAAAGAGTTCAAGGTATTAGCAAGGGACCAGGCTAAAGGAAGTCAGGCAGTCCCAGGTTAGCACAAAGCGTCTAGGAGACATCAGTTGATGTCACCAAATTGAAGACAACTCTTTTGTGTTGTCTGTTGCTTTGAGTTGCTTTCTGAGGCCTTCCATTCATTGGCAGCTTGTTACCAGCTCCATCCCCTACTGGGTGCTAAAATTATTTCCCCTCCCTAAGCATCCTAGTGCTACAGTCTAGTGAGGGGACTGATGATGAAATGCCCAGATGCATATGGAGGCAGAGACATGGACAGATGCTCCCAAGACTTCAGGTCATGCTCTTCCAGCCAATTAACAAAGCTTGTAAAAATTCTGAAGTTCCAGGACAAGTTGATAACATTAACTCAGAGTCTCTTTTTTTAAGAGTTGGGTATGGGATTTAGGAGTCCTTTTGACTTGCTACTTGTTAGCCCTCATACATGACTGAGAGGTGATCACACTTCACAAACATCTAACACACCTGGAACCATCAAAGTCTCTGGTTACCAGGATTAACGTTGTATGGAAGCCATTGCTGGCATGATGATGGTAAGGTGTTGTGACAGCCAGAGTTATTGGGTACATGTGATTTGCACCAGGATGTGAAGGCACACTCAACATGCAAATGTCCATCTGAGAGCACTTCCTTCTGAGGCCTGAGGTGTTTCTGTTGCAGGGGTTTTGCCTGCTCCTGGGAGAACTGGTCGAGTTGCTGCTCCTTGAACCATCAAAGTGTGGAGTCTGAAGATGGTGAAGTTTCAAAAGGTGCAGCAAAAAAGATCACGGAAGCCATTTCATACTGCACCATTAATTCTGGCTTCCTTAATAAGGCCTCGGTCCTCTAGTGATGTAAAGAGTACCGAAACTACAGGAAAAGtcatgtcctcctcctccttgtctcCCCCTCCataaagaaaacagcatttccTGTGTTTGCATCAGCTTCTCTGTAAATGTTAAACGAGGACTTTGGCAGTCTTTAATTCAGATGGTGACAGTACTTTCAGCAGGTAAAACCCAGGCTTCCAGGGTTTGCTGGGAAGTAAACTTACTACGAATTCTAATTAGATTGGCAGTTAATTTGTTGGTAAATATTTTGTCACTCCCACCAAACAGTGGAGGTCCCTTGGTGCTTTAAGATGTGTGCCAGTCCAGGGCGGCCCTGACCTTCTGTAACCATTTCAGAGAAAACCTGTGCCTCAGGTTGGTCTGAAGGTGCAGTAGCTCAATTTAGCACACAGTCACTGATTGAGAAGCTGAACAGGAGTACATTTTGAGGGCAGAGATCCTGAAGGATGACTGGTATTTATTTACAGGGTGCTGTAAgagggcggcggtggcggcggtggcggcggcggaggTGGCTGCGGTGGCGGATACTGAGGCACCGGAGGCTGGCGGTACCAATGTGGATTCCAGGTGATCATCACGGGGACATAGAGCGATCGTCCATGTCCATCTCGCCCCACAGGGTACCAGGCGAATCCTACTGGGTAGGTTGGGTACGTGGCATACGCAGGGTAGGTCGGATATCCTGGTATTTGAGGTACATACTCAGTGTACGTCGCCAGGTGAGCTTGGTCTTCTAAATTTGGAATAGAGAGTCGAGGGTACTGATTCTGGATGGTGAAATTGTTGGGAGCTCGGCAGTCGTAAGAAACTTGCAGTTTCCATCCCCTTTTCACTTGGAGAACTTGGGCTCCGTTTGGTGCGATTGTTGGAGTAATCAGCCCATCTTTTACGTTTCTGGCCACAAAATCTCGCAGAGCTGCCATCTCTGATTCCGACAGTGAATACACATGTCCGCTGGGAATACTGTGTGCTCCAGGGATCATTTCTATGTTCGGGTCAACCAGGCGGTGGTCTGGGTAGACATTTTCATCTACTGGAGTGTACACATTCTGGACGTAGTAATACCTCACTGGTTGGTAAACTCTGTATCCTTCTACTGGGTAATAGAATGAAGGTTGTGCTGGTGGTGGGAGCGGTGGTGGTATTGGAGAATACATCCGGCAGTGGTATCGGCAATATTCGGAATCGAAGACGATCGATCGGGTGCTCCACGTGATATTGGGATCGTGTGTGCTCAGCCAACGCACCCCAAGGACGATGGGGAAGAATGGAGACTGAGTCACATCAAATGACAGCACTTCACGGTGATCTCCCAAGTCGACTATCAGGTCGTGTGTTTCATGGACAACGGGTCCCGATGCTATGGGACGTCCATCGATCGCTTCTACAAGTATTGGCCAGTCCTTGACTCGCAGAGGAATGCCATTCTGGGCAACGTATTCGTGATCAATGAAGTTGCCAGAAGCACCAGAATCGATCATAGCTCGGACGAACAGGGTGTGTCTGCCCGGAAGATGAATCTGGAGCATCACTTGCAAGTGTGGAGATGAAGCATCATCTTGTGGGGACCTTATTAATTCCGGCCCGGTCGCTGAAGGTCCCTCTACAGCGGGGCCGGGGAGTTTCCCGCCGGCGAAGCCTTCGAGGCCTTGGCAGGACAGTTGTCGGCGTAGTGACCTCCATTCCCACAGTAGAGGCACAGGTTCAGCTTTCTgcgtctttctttttcttcctgggtCAGGCGCATGCGGGCACCTCCCACGGGCTCGGTAGGATCTACCTGGTGGTGGCTGCTGACATGAGGCATCACCAGTGCACGTGGCGGAGAGCGCGGCTTGCGGGCGGCAGCTGCCCTGGCCAGCCTTCTCTCGATGTGGATGCACTGGCCGATCAGGGCGGGCAGTGACTTGGCAACTTCAAGGCGTGACAGCTCCGCCTGAATGTGGTCGCTGAGGCCCTCGTGGTACTGGTCAATCAGTGCCGGCTCGTTCCAATCCAGGTCCTGTGCAATCATCTGGAAAGCGTTGGAGTAGTCGATGACTGACCCCATGCCTTGGCGCAGACGTCTGATCTTGCGTTTGGCAGCCTCGCGCCGCTGAGGGTCTTCAAAGACATGCTTCATTTCAGTCATGAAGGCTGGGTAGTTGTGCATCAGGTAGTGGGATCGCTCAAGCTTGGCGGAGGCCCAGCGGGCAGCACGGCCGGTCATCATGCTTGTCACAAAGCAGACACGGACGCGATCAACTGAGAAATCTCTGGTGCTCTTTTCCATGAAGAGCTGGCACTGGGACATGAAAGGAACCAGCATGTCTGGGTTGCCGTCAAACTTCTCGGGAAGGTCATCTGGGCACTCTTCCTCGATCGGAGTGGCTGGGGCAGCAGCGGCTGCAGCACCACAGAGCTCAATGTCGTCTTCCTCGTCCTCGGGGGCGGGCTCCACTTGCTCACGGAGGGAGGTGTTCTCCTCTGTGAGTTTCTGCACCTGGTTCTGCAGGTTGTTGTTCTCCTCAGACTGCTTCATGACCTTTTCTCTGAGGTTGTTGATCTCTTCAGAGAGATCGTCCCGTCTTCGTTCTGCCAGGTTGGGGATGTACTGGCCCCTTTGGCCGCTGCAGGAGGCGgcggaggaggtggaggaggaggaggaggaggaggaggaggagggaccgttggggggaggaggaggaggaggaggtgggcagtCGGGCCCCAGGGTGAgatttggggtgggaggagaccTCCCAGGTGTAGCTTCACTCCTGTGGGGATGGAGGCCTGGATCTTGGCCTCCTCTTCCACCCTTTCGGCGTTTGGTTTTCAGAAGCtttttgtttctgtaaataaTAGAAGCATAAATTCAACATATACATTCAAAGCAGCACAATATAAAGAAGattttagcatttaaaatatctattaaagTACCTTAAATACATGAGTATTTAAAGTATCTCTTTGCTTTACTTGCTTACATCGGTAGTtaataaacagacaaaaaccctgcaaaaaaagaaatcagttaatCAATGAGGACAACAGATAATGAAAAGCACCCTACTTTTTCTTGTCCAAATGTCCTTTTCATCCTCAAGAATCACCTGTTCATTATGATTCAACAATACACCACTGTATCAATAGCACAATTACTTTTACTGGGTAATAAAAAAAGTGGAAACACTCCAAACAAGAAGTTTTATATCCAGAGAGCAAAGCAAGAAACTTTCAGGACAAAGACTGACACCAGAAAAGTTACACAAAATGAAGCCAAAATTGTAACTGTTATTAGAGAAGTTACCTGAAAACACCTACTGTTTCAGCCAATAGAGaaccaagaaaaagaagagaggaattaAAATCACGATGCCTGTATTCATCAACCCTGGGGGATGGGGCACTCTGGCCAGCCCTAATCCACATCTAGAAAGAAAGTAACTGGTTATGAGAACAAACAAGCACCACCACAAAATCCACAGGACTGTCtaaattacttttttcctttggGACAGAAATGGCACTAGGCAGCAGCGTGTGTTTATCAGTTTCCTTTCTTATTATACAGTCAATTAACAGATGTTCGTTGATGCCTCCTAGGAGTAGTAGGGCTGAAAAATGGGGCATTCATTCAAAGAAGCCCAATAATAGCACACCTCAAACTTAAGGGTAAGGATTTAATTAAATAATGCAGGTAAAGCACATAGTGAATATTCAATAACTGTTAGCTAATATTAATAAAGTCActgataaaaaaacaaactttaactTTGTGTGTAAAGAGGCTGAGATTAAAATAGGGAGGGGCTGCAACTATGGCAACCTGGATATGTACCTCCCACCAAAAgatactaatttaaaaaacaacaacaaaaacactgtTTGTCAAACAAATCCAGGGCCTCATTAGACTTCCAGGTCACCAGTTTGCAATCCCTGGTTTTTAAGCAAGATTTGTCAGCATAGCCCCACCCCAAAGTTTGTGATTTAAAGTGGGATAGGGCTTCATGCTTAGGGGGTGGGTAGATGTATGTGCATGGGTAGGGGAGATTAATTGTCCTAATTATGGGTATGGTAACAATAAATCACACATACAGTAACAGCACACATTGCCTGTATACTTCCTGAAAATAAGGTTAAATGGATTTAGAGtacttattttaacatttcaataatttttttaaatggaccttaaattctcatatttggaaaactctaggaaaaggccaaaaagtttaaaaacttaaTATATAAAGCAGGCAGACTGCCTATTCACTACATTTTAATTTGGCAGTCCTGGCCACCTGTTCTTCTCTGATCCATCAAGGCAAAAATGGACACCaaattaattacataaaataaaaccacaaagatAAACATGTATTATTCAGAGAAGTTTGGTGAAAAATAGCTAATATTTCAACCAACAGGGTACAAGGTAGGGAAAAAGGTGATGATAATCAAACATGATGCTTGGCTGTGGAGAaatatcccttcctccttctttcctaaGGCCTCTCCTAATTCTTTAGGCCCTCCCCTTTGCCAACCCTGCCACCCACTGCCATTTTCCCTATGCCCTGCAGTGTTGGTACGGCCTCTCCAAGGAGTTGCTAGATAGCAGAGTCCTTGAGGAACAGAATCACTGTGCCGTTTTAATAGTTTTAAACTGTTACCTAATTACTTTAATAACTTAGGCTACAAAAACAATTAACAGTTGATATTTAAGATAAGATATTCACGTTTAGAAGAAATTATAAGGTGTAATTAACACATCATAACCTGTGACATTCAGTTTCATTTCCAACTGCCTGGAGACAACTGTACTGGTGACACTCAGATTATGAGGTTACAAAATAATgcaacttttatttattaaattaagagTTTTAATGTCCCATAGAAAAGCAACTAATAAGCACACAGGTGACTCAGGTGCCACTTCTGTCATCAAGACATTAATTAATACTTTCAAAACTTAGAGACAAGATTTCTGAAAAGGCATTCACAGCATGGTCTGGCGTAGCCTGACCCAGGTCAGGAAGGTTAACAGCCTACATGTCAGTCACAGTCACTGGGGTGGGCTTTACTGAGGCCCAGGTCTGATGGTTTTAACATCTGCAAAACACAATGATAGGACAGAAATAACAGTACATTAGGAAATCAGCAAACAGTCACTGTATTGTTTATGGAAACAAGAAATCAATAagagtttaaaatttaaatgctgTTGGTAGAAAGGAAGATAATATAGAGGTGAGAAGGTTGGAAACAGGACAATAGGGAGGGGCAGCAACTATTTAACATGGGGATGcattcccccctccccaaacatTGAATtcttgtaaaaattttttaatccagTGCTGGTCTAACAAATTAATGGCCTTATTTGGCCTGCAAGGTCAACAGTTTGAGGCTCCTAACTTATATCAATATCAGGCCTAAAGCTCCCATCCCTGGGGTTTGTAATTTTGGGGTAGGACCCTAAGCCCTAAAAGAGATAACTGCCCAGAACAGAGAAATTTAACACTAAAAGTGAAAGGGTAGTGGGCAGGCAAATTAACAGTGTAAGTTTACAAATGTTTAAACAGCAACTGGAGCACCAATTAACATGGGAACAGGAACACTGTGACTTGATTTGAATTACAGGACTATGGCTCCTTAAACGCCCCCCTTAGTAGGGGCTGGATTAGGGAGGTGAGGTCAAGAGGCCCCATTCCTAAAACCTGAAAGGACATACAGCTTAAAGCTAAGCAACTTGGGACAGATGCCATCTTTACATATGAAAAAGAGTTCAGTATTATTGTATTTAAGAATTAAATACATTTGATTCAACCTTTGACTCTTCACAATGACTTCTGAAAATTTCTATTTCCCTGACCCCCAAACATAGCAAAGTAAAATAGTAGCCAAAAACTGCCACACATTAAACA
It encodes the following:
- the PEG10 gene encoding LOW QUALITY PROTEIN: retrotransposon-derived protein PEG10 (The sequence of the model RefSeq protein was modified relative to this genomic sequence to represent the inferred CDS: inserted 1 base in 1 codon) gives rise to the protein MRNKKLLKTKRRKGGRGGQDPGLHPHRSEATPGRSPPTPNLTLGPDCPPPPPPPPPNGPSSSSSSSSSSTSSAASCSGQRGQYIPNLAERRRDDLSEEINNLREKVMKQSEENNNLQNQVQKLTEENTSLREQVEPAPEDEEDDIELCGAAAAAAPATPIEEECPDDLPEKFDGNPDMLVPFMSQCQLFMEKSTRDFSVDRVRVCFVTSMMTGRAARWASAKLERSHYLMHNYPAFMTEMKHVFEDPQRREAAKRKIRRLRQGMGSVIDYSNAFQMIAQDLDWNEPALIDQYHEGLSDHIQAELSRLEVAKSLPALIGQCIHIERRLARAAAARKPRSPPRALVMPHVSSHHQVDPTEPVGGARMRLTQEEKERRRKLNLCLYCGNGGHYADNCPAKASKASPXGKLPGPAVEGPSATGPELIRSPQDDASSPHLQVMLQIHLPGRHTLFVRAMIDSGASGNFIDHEYVAQNGIPLRVKDWPILVEAIDGRPIASGPVVHETHDLIVDLGDHREVLSFDVTQSPFFPIVLGVRWLSTHDPNITWSTRSIVFDSEYCRYHCRMYSPIPPPLPPPAQPSFYYPVEGYRVYQPVRYYYVQNVYTPVDENVYPDHRLVDPNIEMIPGAHSIPSGHVYSLSESEMAALRDFVARNVKDGLITPTIAPNGAQVLQVKRGWKLQVSYDCRAPNNFTIQNQYPRLSIPNLEDQAHLATYTEYVPQIPGYPTYPAYATYPTYPVGFAWYPVGRDGHGRSLYVPVMITWNPHWYRQPPVPQYPPPQPPPPPPPPPPPPSYSTL